The following proteins come from a genomic window of Nostoc sp. TCL26-01:
- a CDS encoding photosystem I assembly protein Ycf4, with product MTASTTINKGDSSNGDSSALVLHQKVLGSRRFSNYLWATVVTLGASGFLLAGISSYLKVNLLIVTDPSQLVFVPQGLVMGLYGTAGVLLALYLWLMILWDIGGGYNDFNRETGYFKIFRWGFPGKNRKIEISSRIQEIQSVRIEIKEGLNPRRSIYLRIKGRRDVPLTRVGQPLALAELETQGAELARFLGVPLEGL from the coding sequence ATGACGGCATCAACAACAATTAATAAAGGCGACTCATCTAATGGTGATAGTTCTGCACTAGTTCTACATCAAAAAGTTCTCGGTTCTCGTCGGTTCAGTAACTACTTATGGGCTACTGTAGTGACATTAGGAGCCTCTGGTTTCTTATTGGCGGGAATATCGAGTTACTTAAAAGTCAATTTACTGATAGTTACCGATCCAAGTCAGTTGGTATTTGTACCTCAAGGATTAGTAATGGGATTATACGGTACTGCTGGCGTGCTTCTAGCTTTGTACCTGTGGTTGATGATTTTATGGGACATCGGCGGCGGTTACAACGATTTCAATCGAGAAACAGGTTACTTCAAAATTTTTCGTTGGGGATTTCCTGGTAAAAACCGCAAAATTGAAATTAGCAGCCGCATACAAGAGATCCAATCTGTACGGATAGAGATTAAGGAAGGTTTAAATCCTCGTCGGTCAATATATCTACGCATTAAAGGTCGTCGAGATGTACCGCTAACTAGAGTCGGTCAACCTCTAGCCTTAGCAGAGTTAGAAACTCAAGGTGCAGAGTTAGCGCGCTTTTTAGGAGTACCCTTAGAAGGATTGTAG
- a CDS encoding peptidylprolyl isomerase, translating to MRLKVSQFLVAFLIVGSLVLGGCSTQQISSNSSPASTAVETTSKTTEATSVSETTSESTPGMTNLPRLEGKATVVITVKGSPITVEVDGTNAPVTAGNFVDLVQKGVYDGTVFHRVVRQPQPFVVQGGDPQSKDPKSSQQLWGTGGYIDPKTGNERYVPLEIKPKGDPAPLYSKTFESAGVTKPPELSHKQGAVAMARSQQPDSASSQFYFALADLGFLDGNYAVFGFVTQGFDVVNKIQQGDRIDSAKVTQGAENLKVAQ from the coding sequence ATGCGGTTAAAAGTTTCACAATTCTTGGTTGCATTTTTGATAGTCGGTTCTTTAGTGTTGGGCGGCTGTTCTACACAGCAGATTAGCTCTAATTCTTCTCCAGCATCCACAGCCGTCGAGACAACCAGCAAAACTACTGAAGCAACATCTGTCTCTGAAACCACAAGTGAGAGTACTCCAGGAATGACAAATTTACCACGCCTCGAAGGCAAGGCTACAGTGGTGATTACTGTGAAAGGTTCACCAATTACGGTTGAAGTAGATGGTACGAATGCTCCAGTCACAGCAGGCAATTTTGTTGATTTAGTACAAAAGGGTGTATACGATGGGACTGTTTTCCATCGTGTTGTTCGTCAGCCTCAGCCTTTTGTTGTCCAAGGTGGCGATCCTCAAAGTAAAGATCCCAAGAGTTCTCAACAACTTTGGGGAACAGGTGGTTATATTGACCCCAAAACCGGGAATGAACGTTATGTTCCTTTAGAAATTAAGCCCAAAGGCGACCCAGCACCACTTTACAGCAAGACATTTGAGTCTGCTGGTGTGACAAAACCACCTGAGTTATCTCATAAACAAGGTGCGGTGGCAATGGCGCGATCGCAACAACCAGACTCTGCATCTTCTCAGTTTTACTTTGCTCTGGCAGATTTAGGTTTCCTCGATGGTAACTATGCTGTATTTGGCTTTGTCACTCAAGGTTTTGATGTGGTGAACAAAATTCAGCAAGGCGATCGCATCGATTCTGCTAAAGTCACTCAAGGGGCTGAGAATTTAAAGGTGGCGCAGTAG
- a CDS encoding CopG family transcriptional regulator — MKTAISIPDPLFEAAEQFAKRMGLSRSELYAVALHEYLQAHKRDQITKQLDAVYTNEDSSLDPFFV, encoded by the coding sequence ATGAAAACAGCAATTTCTATCCCTGATCCTCTCTTTGAGGCTGCCGAACAATTTGCCAAGCGTATGGGGTTATCCCGCAGCGAGCTTTATGCTGTAGCACTTCATGAATACTTGCAAGCCCATAAACGTGATCAAATTACTAAACAGTTAGATGCTGTATATACTAATGAAGATAGCAGTCTTGATCCGTTCTTTGTCTAG
- a CDS encoding beta-ketoacyl-ACP synthase: protein MKRIEVVITGIGLVSALGTSLEESWQKLILGKSGIQWYQPFPELSPLPLGLIGAKPTQLRRLTQMVVDSALQDAGLIAPLTDCAVVIGSSRAHQASWESLARQMYGQFSGAERLEDWLDTLPHMNAIATARQIGSTGAVIAPMAACATGIWAIAQAALLIQIGQYQRAIAGAVEAPITPLTLSGFQQMGALAKTGAYPFDLHREGLVLGEGGALFVLESRELAEQRQAKIYGQVLGFGLTTDAYHTNQPDPEGKGAIAAIKQCLERSHLKPSDIDYIHAHGTATQLNDRIESQVIKRLFPPQVAISSTKGSTGHTLGASGALGVAFSLLALEQQILPPCVGLQEPEFDLNLVMAAHHSHIQRVLCFSFGFGGQNVAIALSK, encoded by the coding sequence ATGAAGCGGATTGAAGTAGTCATTACTGGTATTGGTTTAGTTTCCGCTTTGGGTACAAGTCTAGAGGAAAGTTGGCAAAAGTTGATTCTGGGTAAATCTGGGATTCAATGGTATCAACCATTTCCAGAGTTATCACCACTACCTCTAGGCTTAATAGGCGCAAAACCGACTCAGTTAAGAAGGTTAACTCAGATGGTTGTAGATTCAGCTTTGCAAGATGCTGGATTAATTGCACCTTTAACTGATTGTGCCGTGGTGATTGGTTCTAGTCGCGCTCATCAGGCATCGTGGGAAAGTCTAGCACGACAAATGTATGGTCAATTTTCTGGAGCAGAAAGATTAGAGGATTGGTTGGATACCTTACCTCACATGAATGCGATCGCTACAGCTCGACAAATTGGCTCTACAGGGGCAGTGATCGCACCGATGGCTGCTTGTGCTACAGGGATATGGGCGATCGCTCAAGCCGCTTTGCTGATCCAAATAGGGCAATATCAACGGGCGATCGCTGGCGCAGTGGAAGCACCAATTACACCTTTAACTTTGTCAGGGTTTCAACAAATGGGAGCGTTAGCTAAAACTGGCGCTTACCCTTTTGATTTGCACCGGGAAGGGTTGGTGTTGGGGGAAGGGGGCGCTTTGTTTGTGTTGGAATCAAGGGAATTAGCCGAGCAGCGCCAAGCTAAGATTTATGGTCAAGTTCTGGGTTTTGGCTTGACAACAGACGCATATCATACCAATCAACCAGACCCGGAAGGTAAGGGGGCGATCGCTGCTATCAAGCAATGTCTGGAACGTAGTCACCTCAAACCTTCTGACATTGATTATATTCATGCTCACGGTACAGCTACTCAGTTAAACGATCGCATCGAAAGCCAAGTCATCAAACGATTATTTCCTCCCCAAGTCGCAATTAGTTCTACCAAAGGTAGTACAGGTCATACTTTGGGTGCATCAGGAGCATTGGGAGTGGCTTTTTCACTTCTAGCTTTAGAGCAACAAATATTACCTCCTTGTGTAGGATTACAAGAACCAGAATTTGATTTAAACCTAGTAATGGCAGCACATCACAGCCATATCCAACGGGTTTTGTGTTTTAGTTTTGGCTTTGGTGGGCAAAATGTAGCGATCGCCCTGAGTAAATAA
- a CDS encoding folate/biopterin family MFS transporter: MLIDYPGLSKVKDSVKKQIFFGNEPNAELIAILSVYFVQGILGLARLAVSFFLKDELSLSPVQVSAILGIVVLPWIIKPVFGFMSDGLPIFGYRRRPYLVLSGILGAISWVSLATIVHSSWAATIAIALGSLSVAVSDVIVDSLVVERARRESQADAGSLQSLCWGTSAVGGLMTAYFSGLLLEHFTTRTVFWITAAFPLIVSAVAWLITESPVSKDEKDDNSPNIKHQLQQLRQAITQKSIWLPTAFVFIWQATPTAESAFFFFSTNELHFEPEFLGRVRLVTSLASLIGVWIFQRFLKSVPFRVIFGWSTVLSTVLGMTMLLLVTHTNRALGIDDHWFSLGDSLILTVAGQIAYMPVLVLSARLCPPGVEATLFALLMSVFNLAGMVSFELGAIMMKWLGITENNFELLWLLVLITNLSTLLPLPFLNWLPADNPETETSASSNHAGQNLLPNLMSEFMLREPESKVVD; this comes from the coding sequence ATGCTGATTGACTACCCTGGCTTGTCCAAAGTCAAAGATTCAGTGAAAAAACAAATTTTCTTCGGTAATGAGCCTAATGCCGAATTGATTGCTATCCTAAGTGTTTACTTCGTCCAAGGAATTTTAGGGTTAGCGCGTTTAGCCGTTAGCTTTTTCCTCAAAGATGAGTTGTCACTAAGTCCGGTACAAGTTTCGGCAATCTTGGGAATTGTCGTTTTGCCTTGGATTATCAAGCCTGTGTTTGGCTTTATGTCCGATGGCTTACCCATATTCGGCTATCGTCGTAGACCGTACCTAGTATTGTCGGGAATTTTGGGTGCTATTTCTTGGGTAAGTTTAGCAACCATAGTTCATAGTAGCTGGGCTGCGACAATTGCGATCGCTCTCGGTTCCCTATCCGTCGCCGTCAGTGATGTCATCGTTGACTCCTTAGTTGTAGAACGCGCTAGGCGAGAGTCACAAGCAGACGCTGGCTCACTCCAATCATTGTGCTGGGGTACTTCCGCAGTTGGTGGTTTAATGACAGCATATTTTAGCGGGTTGCTGCTGGAGCATTTCACCACCCGGACTGTATTTTGGATTACTGCTGCCTTCCCTCTCATTGTCTCAGCTGTTGCTTGGTTGATTACCGAGTCGCCTGTGAGTAAGGATGAGAAAGATGACAACTCCCCTAACATCAAGCACCAATTACAGCAACTACGCCAAGCCATCACCCAAAAAAGTATTTGGTTACCTACAGCATTTGTATTTATTTGGCAAGCTACCCCTACTGCTGAGTCAGCCTTCTTCTTTTTCAGTACTAACGAACTCCATTTTGAACCAGAATTTTTAGGACGGGTACGCTTAGTTACCAGTCTTGCTTCTTTAATTGGGGTGTGGATATTTCAACGGTTTTTAAAAAGCGTTCCCTTCCGCGTTATTTTTGGTTGGAGTACAGTTTTATCCACAGTTTTAGGCATGACAATGCTACTGTTGGTGACGCACACAAACAGAGCTTTAGGAATAGATGATCATTGGTTTAGCTTGGGTGATAGCCTCATTCTCACCGTTGCTGGACAAATTGCCTATATGCCAGTGTTGGTATTATCTGCTCGACTTTGCCCACCAGGAGTAGAAGCAACACTATTTGCCTTGTTGATGTCAGTTTTCAATTTAGCCGGGATGGTTTCTTTTGAATTAGGAGCCATCATGATGAAATGGTTAGGAATTACAGAAAATAACTTTGAATTACTGTGGTTATTAGTCTTGATTACTAACCTCAGCACACTATTACCCTTACCCTTTCTGAACTGGCTACCTGCTGATAATCCAGAAACTGAAACATCAGCATCAAGTAATCACGCAGGACAAAATTTATTACCTAATTTGATGTCTGAATTTATGTTGCGTGAACCAGAATCAAAAGTAGTGGATTGA
- a CDS encoding carotenoid oxygenase family protein encodes MQSFKIKENANLAKSYTREDWQGGYQSLKQEFDYWIDDIEGQIPPELQGTLFRNGPGLLDVNGQPIHHPFDGDGMISRIAFVNGRAHFRNRFVRTEGYLAEQKAGKILHRGVFGTQKPGGWLANIFDFKLKNIANTNVIYWGDKLLALWEAAEPYLLEPHTLETLGKEYFHGVLSAGEAFGAHPRFDPSCEQDNGAPCLVNFSIKPGLSTAITIFELNLAGEIVRKNSHNVPGFCFIHDFLITPHHCIFFQNPVNFNPIPFALGLRGAGECIQVQPNQPTRIIVIPRFPQRGKTEVKILEVASGFIFHHVNAFEVGEEIFVDSICYDSLPEVEPESDFRQVDFEAIAPGQLWRFYLNLQDGTVQRKLIEGRCCEFPTIHPANVGRSYRYLYIGAAHAEFGNAPLQALLKIDMESGTRQLWSAAPRGFVGEPVFVPRPDSQQEDDGWVIAIVYDAAHHRSDVVILDASDLSKDAIARLHLKHHIPYGLHGNFTSQIFAPK; translated from the coding sequence ATGCAGAGTTTCAAAATTAAAGAAAATGCAAATTTAGCCAAATCCTACACTCGTGAAGACTGGCAAGGGGGATATCAATCTCTGAAGCAAGAGTTTGATTATTGGATTGATGATATAGAAGGGCAAATTCCTCCAGAACTCCAAGGTACATTGTTTAGAAACGGGCCAGGATTACTGGATGTGAACGGACAACCTATTCATCATCCCTTCGATGGTGATGGGATGATTAGCCGGATTGCCTTTGTCAATGGTCGCGCTCATTTCCGCAATCGCTTTGTGAGAACTGAAGGTTATTTGGCAGAACAAAAAGCTGGTAAGATTCTACATCGTGGTGTTTTTGGTACTCAGAAACCCGGTGGCTGGTTAGCAAATATTTTTGATTTCAAACTGAAAAATATTGCTAATACTAATGTGATTTATTGGGGTGATAAACTTTTAGCATTGTGGGAAGCAGCCGAACCTTATCTACTTGAGCCTCATACGTTAGAAACGCTAGGCAAAGAATATTTTCATGGTGTCTTGTCAGCCGGTGAGGCTTTTGGCGCTCATCCGCGTTTTGATCCTAGTTGTGAACAAGATAACGGCGCACCTTGCCTGGTAAATTTTTCCATTAAGCCGGGATTATCAACAGCAATTACTATTTTTGAGTTGAATCTAGCAGGTGAAATTGTGAGAAAAAACTCTCATAATGTGCCTGGATTTTGTTTTATTCATGACTTTTTAATTACGCCTCATCACTGCATCTTTTTTCAAAATCCTGTGAACTTTAACCCCATACCTTTTGCTTTGGGATTACGTGGTGCAGGGGAATGTATTCAAGTACAACCCAATCAGCCTACGCGGATTATTGTGATTCCCCGTTTTCCTCAACGTGGAAAAACAGAAGTCAAAATTTTAGAAGTTGCATCAGGGTTCATTTTCCATCACGTCAATGCTTTTGAGGTGGGAGAAGAAATCTTTGTAGACTCGATTTGCTACGATTCTTTACCAGAAGTAGAGCCAGAGAGTGATTTTCGGCAAGTGGATTTTGAGGCGATCGCACCTGGACAATTGTGGCGCTTTTACCTTAATCTCCAAGATGGGACAGTCCAACGCAAGTTGATTGAAGGTCGCTGTTGTGAATTTCCCACCATCCATCCAGCTAATGTCGGGCGTTCTTATCGATATTTATACATCGGTGCGGCTCATGCAGAGTTTGGTAATGCCCCATTGCAAGCATTACTCAAGATAGATATGGAGTCTGGAACCAGACAACTCTGGAGTGCTGCGCCTCGTGGTTTTGTAGGTGAACCAGTTTTCGTTCCCCGTCCAGATTCCCAACAAGAAGATGACGGTTGGGTGATAGCTATAGTTTATGATGCGGCTCACCATCGTTCAGATGTGGTAATTTTAGATGCCAGTGATTTAAGTAAGGATGCTATAGCTCGATTACATCTTAAGCATCATATACCCTACGGTTTACATGGGAACTTTACCTCCCAAATTTTTGCCCCAAAATAA